One genomic region from Sulfuriflexus mobilis encodes:
- a CDS encoding DUF2905 domain-containing protein: MAKWFMILGVALLVVGALLQYAPWAVNWFGKLPGDIRIQTGQGKIFIPITSMVIISIVLTVLVNLFRR, translated from the coding sequence ATGGCTAAATGGTTCATGATACTGGGTGTAGCGTTGCTGGTAGTGGGTGCATTGTTACAATACGCCCCCTGGGCAGTGAACTGGTTTGGGAAGTTGCCCGGCGATATCCGTATACAAACGGGACAGGGAAAGATATTCATTCCCATTACTTCGATGGTGATCATCAGCATTGTGTTGACTGTCCTGGTTAATCTCTTCAGAAGGTAA
- the soxA gene encoding sulfur oxidation c-type cytochrome SoxA, whose amino-acid sequence MFKRILFAIPIVLTMPGTLSADSYKAPEDVLKGLIEKVDSKYLTQSEQNLMMMADNPAYWTAEDGEALFYLKRGPNNASLETCDFGKGPGVLEGAYVEMPRYFEDTGKVMDLETRLVHCMTTIQGFPKDDPAVKKRHGSGSDMMKLQTFIAGKSSGYPWNPPLNHPVEKTMRDAGKVLFYRRAGNMDFSCNTCHGATNKRIRASVLPNINVPEEWTKAISWPAFRVGHDNVRSSQHRVRGCYWQMRQGRVEAGSDASIALILYWTDAARGQPAILPDMKR is encoded by the coding sequence ATGTTCAAACGCATCTTATTTGCAATTCCCATAGTACTGACCATGCCAGGCACCCTGAGTGCCGATTCTTATAAGGCGCCGGAGGATGTGCTGAAAGGGCTCATCGAGAAAGTTGACTCGAAGTACCTCACCCAAAGTGAACAGAACCTCATGATGATGGCCGACAATCCGGCCTACTGGACTGCGGAGGACGGGGAAGCGCTGTTCTACCTAAAGCGCGGACCCAACAATGCCTCTCTGGAGACCTGTGACTTCGGCAAAGGTCCCGGCGTGCTGGAAGGCGCTTACGTCGAGATGCCCCGCTATTTCGAGGACACCGGCAAGGTCATGGATCTGGAGACCCGTTTGGTGCATTGCATGACCACCATTCAGGGTTTCCCCAAGGACGACCCGGCGGTCAAGAAGCGCCACGGCTCAGGCTCGGACATGATGAAGCTGCAGACCTTCATCGCCGGCAAGTCCAGCGGTTATCCGTGGAATCCGCCGCTCAATCATCCGGTGGAAAAGACCATGCGTGACGCCGGCAAAGTACTCTTCTATCGCCGTGCCGGTAACATGGATTTCAGTTGCAATACCTGCCACGGTGCCACCAACAAGCGTATCCGTGCCTCGGTTTTGCCGAACATCAACGTGCCCGAAGAATGGACCAAGGCGATTTCCTGGCCTGCCTTCCGGGTGGGACACGACAACGTGCGCAGCAGCCAGCATCGCGTACGTGGCTGTTACTGGCAGATGCGTCAGGGGCGGGTCGAGGCCGGTTCCGATGCCTCCATCGCGCTAATCCTGTATTGGACCGATGCCGCGCGAGGCCAGCCGGCCATCCTTCCCGATATGAAACGCTAA
- a CDS encoding GlcG/HbpS family heme-binding protein, with amino-acid sequence MRVLVLLCLGIFSSQLFAEQSPVISTKRLTMEYALKMAQGAINACRQKGIQVGVTVVDRNGQPQVMLRDVLAPILTAEVSMKKAYTAAMFIAATSALQRQAGSSLAHMDNIMFGAGGLPIQAGGEIYGGIGVSGAPDGKDDEKCAQTGINSIIEDLELL; translated from the coding sequence ATGAGAGTACTCGTTCTTTTATGCCTGGGTATATTCAGCAGCCAGCTGTTTGCGGAGCAAAGCCCGGTGATTTCAACCAAACGCCTGACCATGGAATATGCGTTGAAAATGGCACAGGGTGCAATTAATGCATGCCGTCAGAAAGGAATACAGGTAGGGGTAACCGTCGTCGACCGCAATGGTCAGCCACAGGTCATGTTACGTGATGTGCTGGCGCCTATCCTCACAGCAGAGGTCAGCATGAAAAAGGCCTATACGGCGGCCATGTTTATCGCGGCCACATCCGCGTTGCAAAGGCAGGCTGGTAGCTCACTGGCGCACATGGATAACATAATGTTTGGTGCCGGTGGTTTACCTATCCAGGCAGGTGGTGAGATCTATGGTGGTATCGGTGTCAGTGGAGCACCGGATGGTAAAGATGATGAAAAGTGCGCCCAGACTGGGATTAATTCAATAATAGAAGACTTGGAATTACTATAA
- the soxX gene encoding sulfur oxidation c-type cytochrome SoxX: protein MFTHKILTTAGGLAVLGLFGLFAGDSVAEDASAADYSAMTPQELADHLIIEKAGFRLNEKAQEGGTTQDRLTQDGIQKACSALGKRSIDSTTASKVTSIARESIKLPEGGIKLGDWSKGEAVARSGYGFRIGHRNDNHSKRNPGGNCYACHALAPDEFTYGTLGPSLTGYGKQRGNSDAILKYTYEVIYNAHTYFPCTAMPRFGHNGVLTQQQISDVMAYLLDPKSPVNK from the coding sequence ATGTTTACTCACAAGATTCTTACTACCGCGGGCGGCCTGGCCGTACTTGGACTGTTCGGTTTGTTCGCCGGTGATTCGGTGGCGGAAGACGCCAGCGCAGCAGACTACTCTGCGATGACACCGCAGGAGTTGGCCGATCACCTGATTATCGAAAAAGCAGGCTTCCGCTTGAACGAAAAGGCACAAGAAGGCGGCACGACCCAGGACCGTCTGACTCAGGACGGAATTCAGAAGGCGTGCTCGGCGCTGGGGAAGCGCAGCATCGACAGCACTACCGCGAGCAAGGTGACCAGCATTGCCCGGGAATCGATCAAACTGCCGGAAGGCGGCATCAAGCTGGGTGACTGGAGCAAGGGTGAAGCAGTGGCACGTTCCGGTTACGGTTTCCGTATTGGCCACCGCAATGACAACCACAGCAAACGCAACCCCGGCGGTAACTGCTATGCCTGCCATGCCCTGGCTCCCGATGAATTCACCTACGGCACGCTGGGTCCTAGCCTTACCGGCTACGGCAAGCAACGTGGTAACAGCGATGCCATCCTCAAGTACACCTACGAGGTCATCTACAACGCCCACACCTACTTCCCGTGCACCGCCATGCCGAGGTTCGGCCACAACGGTGTACTGACCCAGCAGCAGATCAGCGACGTCATGGCCTATCTGCTGGATCCGAAATCGCCGGTCAATAAGTAG